In Lepus europaeus isolate LE1 chromosome 9, mLepTim1.pri, whole genome shotgun sequence, the following are encoded in one genomic region:
- the HDHD2 gene encoding haloacid dehalogenase-like hydrolase domain-containing protein 2 isoform X3, whose amino-acid sequence MAARRALKAVLVDLNGTLHIEDAAVPGAQEALKRLRGTSVMVRFVTNTTKESKQDLLERLRKLEFEISEDEIFTSLTAARSLVEQKQVRPMLLVDDRALPDFKGIQTNDPNAVVIGLAPEHFHYQVLNQAFRLLLDGAPLIAIHKARYYKRKDGLALGPGPFVTALEYATDTPATVVGKPEKTFFLEALRGTGCSPEEAVMIGDKNWKEEQLFQNDLSS is encoded by the exons ATGGCAGCACGCCGTGCGTTAAAAGCTGTTTTGGTAGATCTCAATGGCACACTTCACATTGAAGATGCAGCTGTGCCAGGCGCCCAGGAAGCTCTTAAAAG GTTACGTGGTACTTCTGTCATGGTTAGGTTTGTGACCAATACGACCAAAGAGAGCAAGCAAGACCTATTGGAAAGGTTGAGAAAATTGGAGTTTGAAATCTCTGAAGATGAAATATTCACATCTCTGACGGCAGCCAGGAGTTTGGTAGAGCAGAAGCAAGTCCGGCCCATGCTGCTAGTTGATGACCGGGCACTGCCTGATTTCAAAG GAATACAAACAAATGATCCTAATGCTGTTGTCATAGGATTGGcaccagaacattttcattatcaAGTTCTGAATCAAGCATTCCG GTTACTTCTGGACGGGGCGCCGCTGATCGCCATCCACAAAGCCAGATATTACAAGAGGAAGGATGGTCTCGCCCTGGGGCCTGGACCATTTGTGACTGCTCTAGAGTATGCCACAGACACCCCAGCCACAGTCGTGGGGAAACCGGAGAAGACGTTCTTTTTGGAAGCATTGCGAGGCACCGGCTGCTCACCCGAGGAGGCCGTCATGATAGGAGAC